A stretch of the uncultured Desulfobacter sp. genome encodes the following:
- the murG gene encoding undecaprenyldiphospho-muramoylpentapeptide beta-N-acetylglucosaminyltransferase — MLKNKRVIIAGGKTGGHLFPGIAVAQALMEKDPATKILFVGTNAPFETDTLDRYEFAHKAIISRPIKGKNIFAKAWSAALVGLSLVQAMIIIIGFRANFILGVGGFSSFALVLAGRILFRDTAIHEQNAFPGMTNRMLSKIARTRFISFKETKGMPENDATFLVGNPVRRPLSNEAENTNTDDTVLKQITEDDFLILVTGGSQGAASINKAFMDAVELMKEISSIFIIHQTGKTAEAEIRQFYNAGDIRHKAAAFFYDMPAIQDRADLVISRAGAGTVSELCIKGKPAILVPYPYAADDHQTANAKFLADQGACIMIADKDLTGQTLLAAIEALQHNTTQRAQMAGTMKALAMPHGADLIADHILGATVSKRKENVPA; from the coding sequence ATGTTAAAAAATAAGCGTGTTATCATTGCCGGCGGAAAAACAGGGGGGCATCTCTTCCCGGGCATTGCCGTGGCCCAGGCACTAATGGAAAAAGACCCGGCCACAAAGATATTGTTTGTAGGCACCAACGCCCCCTTTGAAACCGACACCCTTGACCGGTACGAATTTGCCCATAAGGCAATTATCTCCCGGCCCATCAAAGGGAAAAATATTTTTGCAAAAGCATGGTCCGCCGCTCTTGTGGGGCTCAGCCTGGTCCAAGCCATGATAATCATTATTGGGTTCAGGGCCAATTTCATCCTGGGCGTGGGCGGATTTTCATCCTTTGCCCTGGTGCTTGCCGGGCGTATCCTTTTCAGGGACACGGCCATCCATGAGCAGAATGCCTTTCCCGGCATGACCAACCGCATGCTGAGCAAAATCGCCCGGACCCGGTTTATCTCTTTTAAAGAGACAAAGGGCATGCCGGAAAACGACGCCACCTTTCTGGTTGGCAACCCGGTACGCCGTCCTTTAAGCAATGAAGCGGAAAACACCAACACGGATGACACTGTTCTCAAGCAGATAACCGAAGATGATTTTCTAATTCTTGTCACCGGAGGCAGCCAGGGCGCAGCCTCCATTAACAAGGCATTTATGGATGCCGTGGAATTGATGAAAGAGATAAGTTCGATTTTCATTATCCACCAGACTGGAAAAACCGCGGAAGCCGAAATTCGGCAATTTTATAATGCCGGAGATATCCGTCACAAAGCCGCAGCCTTTTTCTACGATATGCCGGCCATCCAGGACCGGGCAGACCTGGTCATCAGCCGGGCAGGTGCAGGAACCGTGTCAGAGCTGTGCATCAAGGGCAAGCCCGCCATCCTGGTGCCCTACCCCTATGCGGCAGACGACCACCAGACCGCAAACGCAAAATTTCTGGCCGACCAGGGTGCCTGCATCATGATTGCGGACAAAGACCTGACCGGTCAAACTTTATTGGCAGCCATTGAGGCGCTGCAACACAACACAACACAAAGAGCACAAATGGCAGGCACTATGAAAGCGCTTGCCATGCCCCACGGCGCAGACCTTATTGCCGACCATATTCTTGGGGCAACTGTTTCAAAAAGGAAAGAAAATGTACCAGCATGA
- the murC gene encoding UDP-N-acetylmuramate--L-alanine ligase, which yields MYQHDYHIHFVGIGGIGMSGIAELLLNLGYTISGSDLKLSHITDRLKEKGAQIYKGHAKDNIKGVNVVVTSSAISAQNPEVIRAKELGCPIIPRAEMLAELMRIKYAIAVAGAHGKTSTTAMISQILNTAGLDPTVIIGGLLQGLDTNALHGSGEFIVAEADESDGSFLKYSPSIATVTNIDLEHLDFYKDIDDIKDKFVQFINSVPFYGLAILCLDNPHIQDILPRITARHITYGMTAQSELQARHIRFEHGKSLFNVFKGKQDLGHILLNIGGRHNILNAMAGIATGLELNIPFDTIKKALEEIKGVKRRLEIKGEAKGITVMDDYGHHPTEIKATLTAVRDSYPDKRLIVVFQPHRYTRTQALFQEFTRAFYQSDVLLVLPIYAASEAPIDEVDSEKLVSGIKAHGHKDACFAPDFTQALSMITHKAKPGDMVLTLGAGDVYTLGEKLVEIL from the coding sequence ATGTACCAGCATGATTATCACATACACTTTGTAGGCATCGGCGGCATCGGCATGAGCGGCATTGCCGAGTTGCTGTTAAACCTTGGCTACACCATATCCGGGTCTGATCTTAAGCTGTCCCACATCACCGACCGGCTCAAGGAAAAAGGCGCACAAATTTATAAAGGGCATGCCAAGGATAATATAAAAGGTGTCAATGTGGTGGTCACCTCATCGGCTATCTCCGCCCAAAACCCGGAAGTGATCCGGGCAAAAGAGCTGGGGTGCCCTATTATTCCGCGAGCGGAAATGCTGGCGGAACTGATGCGCATCAAATACGCCATTGCCGTGGCAGGTGCCCATGGCAAGACCTCCACCACCGCCATGATCTCCCAGATCCTCAACACCGCAGGACTTGACCCCACGGTAATCATCGGCGGCCTGCTTCAGGGTCTGGATACCAATGCCCTGCATGGGTCCGGTGAATTTATTGTGGCCGAGGCAGATGAAAGTGACGGATCATTTCTTAAATATTCTCCGTCCATTGCCACAGTGACCAACATCGACCTGGAGCATCTGGATTTTTACAAAGATATTGACGACATAAAAGATAAGTTTGTCCAGTTCATCAACTCGGTCCCCTTTTACGGTCTTGCCATTCTCTGCCTGGACAACCCCCATATCCAGGACATTCTGCCCAGGATCACGGCACGGCACATCACCTACGGCATGACGGCACAGTCGGAACTGCAGGCACGGCACATCCGATTTGAACACGGCAAATCGTTGTTCAACGTATTCAAGGGGAAACAGGACTTAGGCCATATTCTGTTGAACATCGGGGGCCGGCACAATATCCTCAATGCCATGGCCGGCATTGCCACGGGCCTGGAGCTTAACATCCCATTTGACACCATTAAAAAAGCATTGGAAGAGATCAAAGGCGTAAAACGCAGACTGGAGATCAAGGGAGAAGCCAAGGGTATCACGGTGATGGATGATTACGGACATCACCCAACCGAGATCAAGGCCACCTTGACAGCGGTCAGGGACAGCTATCCGGACAAACGGCTGATTGTGGTCTTCCAACCCCACAGATACACAAGAACACAGGCATTGTTCCAGGAGTTTACCCGGGCCTTTTACCAGTCCGACGTACTCTTGGTACTACCCATCTATGCGGCGTCCGAAGCCCCCATTGACGAGGTGGATTCAGAAAAACTTGTGTCAGGCATAAAAGCCCATGGGCACAAGGATGCCTGCTTTGCCCCGGATTTCACCCAGGCATTGTCCATGATCACCCATAAGGCAAAGCCCGGTGATATGGTACTCACATTAGGGGCAGGAGATGTATACACCCTTGGAGAAAAACTGGTGGAGATTTTGTAA
- the murB gene encoding UDP-N-acetylmuramate dehydrogenase: MVLSDNIKNMFASFAPQTQKAMDRYTSFRVGGPADILVLPQTVEQVIALAKTAHSAQLPITIIGGGTNVLISDKGIRGLVMVLTRLQQNIEQTEPSIDTVDASPERIYLTALAGEPLNRLCRYAADAGLAGLAWAAGIPGTIGGAVMMNAGSFGSDMSRVVTEIEVLDLNTFKTMVLPVSRLQFSYRKLALENSIILKITIRVSRADAETVRDEFNRNLKTKQSTQPVSQASAGCFFQNPPGDKPAGFLIEQAGMKRARCNGAMVSDLHANFIVNHGNACASDILYLAGQVKKSVYEKFGINLKEEVKTIGD, translated from the coding sequence ATGGTTCTCAGCGATAACATAAAAAACATGTTCGCTTCCTTTGCGCCGCAAACGCAAAAGGCCATGGACCGGTACACCAGTTTCAGGGTAGGTGGCCCGGCAGACATTCTGGTGCTGCCCCAAACCGTGGAGCAGGTGATCGCCCTTGCCAAAACCGCACACAGCGCCCAATTGCCGATTACGATTATCGGGGGCGGCACCAATGTGCTTATTTCGGACAAAGGCATCCGAGGGCTTGTAATGGTTCTTACCCGGCTGCAACAAAACATTGAGCAGACAGAACCTTCCATAGACACCGTCGACGCCTCACCGGAGCGGATCTATTTGACGGCACTTGCCGGAGAACCCCTTAACCGCCTTTGCAGATATGCGGCTGACGCCGGCTTGGCCGGTCTGGCGTGGGCAGCCGGAATTCCGGGCACTATTGGCGGTGCCGTCATGATGAACGCCGGCTCCTTTGGCAGCGACATGAGCCGGGTTGTCACAGAAATTGAGGTATTGGACCTTAACACCTTCAAAACGATGGTTTTGCCGGTAAGCCGTCTTCAATTTTCCTACCGGAAACTTGCCCTTGAGAACAGCATTATACTTAAAATCACTATTAGGGTGTCCAGGGCGGACGCCGAAACCGTCAGAGATGAATTTAACCGCAACCTTAAGACAAAACAATCCACCCAGCCGGTGTCCCAGGCATCTGCCGGATGTTTTTTTCAAAACCCCCCGGGCGATAAACCAGCAGGCTTCCTCATTGAGCAAGCCGGCATGAAGCGTGCCCGGTGCAACGGGGCCATGGTATCTGATCTGCACGCCAATTTCATTGTCAACCACGGCAACGCCTGCGCAAGCGACATTCTTTACCTGGCCGGCCAGGTAAAAAAAAGCGTATACGAGAAGTTCGGGATTAACCTTAAAGAAGAGGTGAAAACCATTGGCGACTAA
- a CDS encoding FtsQ-type POTRA domain-containing protein: MATKKNTKNRYKVQGKKTWKFKTFFSGKALGGKLFLVLFVGAMSVGCIYMHDAVLQSPLFDVKTIMIDGLDRVTRDEVLARTGLDKPGNIFELQPEKLEKELKAHPWIRMAMVKRKLLSTISIKIEEQEPLAIVSIENLADIVINAQGAPFKEYEPAKDNLKALPVISGMDLSLSDNTYLFEGDLFNAVMEVLKIRGFGQIQTILGDENTGILINILNTYPDTSFTKNAEEGGSENNTLIPIKLGFEKFEKKLARARQIQRYMETNYPDKTISAIDLFSLEKVFVTTEDAAQHTIAKGV, translated from the coding sequence TTGGCGACTAAGAAAAATACCAAAAACCGGTACAAGGTGCAGGGCAAAAAGACCTGGAAATTTAAAACTTTTTTTAGCGGAAAAGCCCTTGGGGGAAAACTCTTTCTTGTTCTTTTTGTGGGTGCAATGAGTGTGGGTTGCATCTACATGCATGATGCGGTTCTCCAAAGCCCTCTATTTGATGTTAAAACCATTATGATTGACGGCCTTGACCGGGTAACCAGAGACGAAGTCCTGGCCCGGACAGGACTCGACAAACCCGGCAACATTTTTGAATTGCAGCCGGAAAAGCTTGAAAAAGAGCTGAAGGCCCATCCGTGGATTCGCATGGCCATGGTGAAACGAAAGCTTTTATCAACCATTTCCATTAAAATCGAAGAACAGGAACCCTTGGCCATCGTGAGTATTGAAAACCTGGCGGACATCGTCATCAACGCCCAGGGAGCGCCCTTTAAAGAATATGAACCAGCCAAGGATAATCTAAAGGCGTTGCCGGTGATCTCCGGGATGGATCTAAGCTTGTCCGACAACACGTATCTGTTTGAAGGAGATTTGTTCAATGCAGTGATGGAAGTCTTAAAAATCAGAGGATTTGGACAAATTCAGACGATCTTGGGAGACGAAAACACAGGCATACTCATCAATATATTAAACACATATCCTGATACAAGTTTCACAAAAAATGCCGAGGAGGGGGGGTCTGAAAACAACACCCTTATTCCGATAAAGCTCGGATTTGAAAAATTTGAAAAAAAACTTGCAAGGGCCAGGCAGATTCAGCGCTATATGGAGACCAACTATCCGGATAAAACCATATCGGCCATAGATCTTTTTAGCCTGGAAAAGGTGTTTGTTACAACTGAAGATGCTGCCCAACATACAATAGCAAAGGGGGTTTAA
- the ftsA gene encoding cell division protein FtsA: MQGNEKLLVGLDIGTTKICAVVGEMLEDEINIIGVGSHPSTGLRKGSVVNIESTVDSIKKAVEEAELMADCNISSVYVGIAGNHIKGFNSHGIIAIKGREITEMDVERVIDAAKAVAIPPDREILHVISQEFIVDEMTSIQNPVGMTAVRLEAKIHIITGAVSAARNIVKCCHKAGLEVCDIALESLASGYAVLTNEEKELGCILADMGGGTTDLALFKDNNLKFIYELTVGGHNLTNDISVGLRTPLPEAEKIKKTHGTCIPQHVKAHDVIEVPAVGGRAPKRLPKGILAEILEPRVEEIFTLLKQELFSNGLENSFPAGVILTGGSVVMDGIAEMAESVFSVPVRIGEADRIGGLKDIVKNPAYATGVGLVIFGSKTSCVIQDVKSDAGGLQMILKKMKQWFKNII, encoded by the coding sequence TTGCAGGGGAACGAAAAATTACTGGTGGGGCTTGACATCGGCACCACCAAAATCTGCGCAGTCGTGGGTGAGATGCTTGAAGATGAGATTAATATCATCGGCGTGGGCTCTCACCCCTCCACAGGGCTTCGCAAGGGATCCGTGGTCAACATAGAGTCCACAGTGGATTCCATTAAAAAGGCTGTGGAGGAAGCCGAGTTAATGGCAGACTGCAATATATCTTCGGTGTATGTGGGCATCGCAGGCAACCACATCAAAGGATTTAACAGCCATGGCATCATTGCCATTAAAGGCCGCGAAATCACCGAAATGGATGTGGAACGAGTCATTGACGCGGCCAAGGCAGTTGCCATCCCCCCGGACAGGGAAATTCTTCATGTCATTTCACAAGAATTTATTGTGGATGAAATGACTTCCATTCAGAACCCCGTGGGTATGACTGCCGTGCGCCTGGAAGCCAAAATTCATATCATCACGGGTGCGGTATCTGCAGCGCGCAACATTGTCAAGTGCTGCCACAAGGCAGGGCTTGAGGTGTGCGACATTGCCCTTGAATCCCTGGCCTCGGGCTATGCCGTTCTCACCAATGAAGAAAAAGAACTTGGCTGCATCCTGGCCGATATGGGCGGCGGAACCACGGACCTGGCGTTATTCAAAGACAACAACTTAAAATTTATTTACGAACTTACCGTGGGCGGCCATAACCTGACCAACGATATTTCCGTTGGGCTTCGAACCCCCTTGCCCGAAGCGGAAAAGATTAAGAAAACACATGGGACTTGCATCCCCCAACACGTCAAGGCCCATGATGTCATTGAGGTACCCGCGGTAGGCGGCAGAGCTCCCAAGCGTCTGCCCAAGGGTATTCTTGCGGAAATCCTGGAACCCCGGGTAGAGGAGATCTTTACTCTGCTCAAGCAGGAGCTGTTTTCCAACGGACTTGAAAACAGCTTTCCCGCCGGCGTTATACTCACCGGCGGCAGCGTTGTCATGGATGGCATTGCTGAAATGGCCGAATCCGTTTTCAGCGTACCTGTGCGTATTGGTGAAGCCGACCGTATCGGCGGACTCAAGGATATTGTTAAAAATCCCGCGTACGCTACCGGCGTTGGGCTTGTAATTTTTGGATCAAAAACAAGCTGCGTCATCCAGGATGTCAAGTCTGATGCCGGCGGGCTTCAGATGATTTTAAAGAAAATGAAACAATGGTTTAAAAATATTATTTAA
- the ftsZ gene encoding cell division protein FtsZ gives MTFSYVENNNTAKIKVIGVGGAGGNAVNNMIDAKLQGVKFIVANTDAQALEHSRAESKIQMGVQLTEGLGAGADPSVGRDAALESMDELRESLADSHMVFITAGFGGGTGTGAAPVIAEICKDLGILTVAVASKPFSFEGKKRERAALEGLEKLQEITDTVITIPNDRLRGIAGKGARMKDMFIKADEILHHSVKGITDLIMMPGHVNLDFADVKTTMQKAGKALMGIGIASGENRATEAAERAISHPLLEDVSVSGAKGVLMNITSSSDLTLDEMTEACDRIYQEVGDDAEIIWGQTFDEELGDEIRITVIATGIGMEEPAYAENMHRFDPQPVQAYGHQPQQTTAAANGTYGVYGAQAYGQNTPNMGQTAPTGRQDPIARGVIRDATEEDMANWDEPVRRVARHKRVVGDENQPQDYGTDYDNDDLEIPTFLRRKAD, from the coding sequence ATGACTTTTTCTTATGTGGAAAACAACAACACAGCTAAAATTAAGGTCATCGGTGTCGGCGGGGCCGGTGGCAACGCAGTCAACAATATGATAGATGCCAAGCTTCAGGGTGTTAAATTTATTGTGGCCAACACAGATGCCCAGGCCTTGGAACATTCCAGGGCAGAATCCAAAATCCAGATGGGTGTCCAGCTTACCGAAGGCCTTGGGGCTGGTGCGGATCCAAGCGTAGGCAGAGATGCCGCTTTGGAGAGCATGGATGAACTGCGTGAATCACTTGCAGACAGCCACATGGTCTTCATCACCGCCGGATTTGGCGGAGGTACCGGTACAGGAGCCGCACCTGTGATTGCAGAAATATGCAAGGATCTTGGTATTCTCACCGTAGCTGTTGCCTCCAAACCCTTTTCATTTGAGGGCAAAAAACGGGAAAGAGCTGCCCTTGAGGGCCTGGAAAAACTCCAGGAAATTACAGACACCGTTATCACTATCCCTAACGACCGGCTGCGCGGCATAGCCGGCAAAGGGGCGCGTATGAAAGACATGTTCATTAAAGCCGATGAGATTTTGCATCACTCTGTTAAAGGCATCACAGACCTGATCATGATGCCCGGCCATGTCAACCTGGACTTTGCCGACGTCAAAACCACCATGCAGAAAGCTGGCAAGGCGTTGATGGGTATTGGTATTGCCTCTGGAGAAAACCGGGCCACGGAAGCTGCCGAACGAGCAATTTCCCACCCACTGTTGGAAGATGTCTCTGTATCAGGCGCCAAAGGTGTGCTGATGAATATTACATCAAGTTCAGATCTGACCCTTGACGAAATGACCGAAGCCTGCGACCGCATTTATCAGGAAGTGGGTGACGATGCTGAAATCATCTGGGGCCAAACCTTTGACGAGGAACTCGGGGATGAAATCCGCATCACCGTTATTGCCACGGGTATCGGTATGGAAGAGCCGGCATATGCTGAGAATATGCACAGATTTGATCCCCAACCCGTCCAGGCCTATGGGCATCAGCCTCAGCAAACAACAGCGGCCGCCAACGGCACGTATGGGGTATACGGGGCACAGGCCTATGGGCAAAACACACCGAACATGGGTCAGACCGCACCTACCGGCCGCCAAGACCCCATTGCCCGGGGCGTTATAAGAGACGCCACGGAAGAGGACATGGCCAATTGGGATGAACCGGTGCGGCGCGTGGCTCGCCATAAACGCGTGGTAGGAGATGAGAACCAGCCCCAGGATTACGGTACGGACTATGATAATGACGATCTTGAAATCCCAACTTTTTTAAGGCGTAAAGCCGATTAA
- a CDS encoding DEAD/DEAH box helicase, producing MSPKNLELVGFDEMNLSPDVFAALQTVGYETPTPIQAKTIPHMIECKDLLGQARTGTGKTAAFALPLLSRINLKNRRPQVLVVTPTRELAIQVAQSFNDYGTNMKGLNVLAVYGGQSYGVQLSQLKRGVHVIVGTPGRLMDHMRRKTLCLDDLTGLVLDEADEMLQMGFIDDVEWILSQIPQPTQIALFSATMPAPIQKIAAKYLKNPEKVIIRHDSDVTNTIHQKFLMIKNVKKSDALVRILEASSHDGVIVFARTRNDTMTLAKVLEEKGFKTEALNGDLAQAARERTVNRLKNRNIDILVATDVAARGLDVDRISHVINYDIPSKTEPYIHRIGRTGRAGRTGEAILFVQPKEKWMLKRIEKATRLTVEEIALPSNREINEKRRRDFKNKINQTISTEDLTAFTHLVETTAKEQDIPISQVAAALAKMIQGDTPFLLKETADKPAVKKTAKKFEKKAKASIAPKPKKTPIKPHLNKITPIEKGMERYRIEVGYKHGLKPGDVVGAISNESGLESKFIGAINIDYDYSLVDLPFGMPKSIFNLLKRTWVRSQKMSISRYAC from the coding sequence ATGTCCCCTAAAAATTTAGAATTGGTCGGGTTCGACGAAATGAACTTGAGTCCGGATGTTTTTGCAGCTTTGCAGACCGTTGGTTATGAAACCCCGACACCGATCCAGGCCAAGACTATTCCCCATATGATAGAATGCAAAGATCTGCTGGGCCAAGCCAGAACCGGAACCGGGAAAACAGCAGCCTTTGCACTGCCGCTGCTTTCCCGGATCAATCTCAAAAACAGACGGCCCCAGGTTCTTGTGGTTACCCCTACCCGGGAGCTTGCCATCCAGGTGGCCCAGTCCTTCAATGACTATGGTACAAACATGAAGGGCCTTAACGTCCTGGCTGTATACGGTGGCCAAAGCTATGGGGTTCAACTAAGCCAGCTAAAACGTGGCGTCCACGTCATTGTGGGAACACCAGGCCGCCTTATGGACCACATGCGGCGCAAAACCCTTTGCCTTGACGATCTTACAGGCCTGGTTCTGGATGAAGCGGACGAAATGCTGCAGATGGGATTTATTGATGATGTGGAATGGATTTTATCCCAAATCCCCCAACCCACCCAGATCGCACTGTTTTCCGCCACCATGCCTGCTCCCATCCAAAAAATTGCCGCCAAATACCTGAAAAATCCTGAAAAAGTAATTATCCGGCATGATTCCGATGTCACCAACACCATTCACCAAAAATTTTTGATGATTAAAAATGTAAAAAAAAGCGATGCGCTTGTCCGAATCCTTGAAGCCTCATCCCATGATGGTGTCATCGTATTTGCCAGGACCCGGAATGACACGATGACGCTTGCAAAGGTTCTGGAAGAAAAAGGATTTAAAACTGAAGCACTGAACGGAGACCTTGCCCAGGCAGCCAGAGAACGGACAGTTAACCGCTTGAAAAACCGGAATATTGATATTCTTGTGGCCACGGATGTGGCAGCAAGGGGACTTGATGTTGATCGGATTTCCCACGTCATCAACTACGATATACCATCTAAAACCGAACCTTATATTCATAGAATCGGGAGGACCGGGCGAGCAGGGAGAACCGGTGAAGCCATTTTATTTGTCCAGCCCAAAGAAAAGTGGATGTTAAAGCGAATTGAAAAAGCCACCCGCTTGACAGTTGAAGAGATAGCGCTGCCATCCAACAGGGAAATCAATGAAAAGCGGCGGCGAGACTTTAAAAATAAAATTAATCAAACCATCAGCACCGAAGATCTAACTGCCTTTACGCATCTTGTGGAGACAACCGCAAAGGAACAAGATATCCCGATTTCCCAGGTGGCTGCAGCCTTAGCAAAAATGATCCAGGGCGACACTCCGTTTCTGCTTAAGGAGACGGCAGACAAACCCGCCGTGAAAAAAACCGCTAAAAAATTTGAAAAAAAAGCCAAAGCATCAATTGCACCCAAGCCGAAGAAGACACCTATTAAACCGCATCTAAATAAAATTACACCGATTGAAAAAGGTATGGAACGATATCGTATAGAAGTGGGTTACAAGCATGGCCTTAAACCCGGCGATGTTGTCGGGGCCATCTCAAATGAATCCGGCCTGGAAAGCAAGTTTATCGGTGCCATCAATATTGACTATGATTATTCTTTGGTGGATCTGCCCTTTGGCATGCCTAAAAGCATTTTTAATTTGTTGAAAAGAACCTGGGTTAGATCCCAAAAAATGTCCATCTCAAGATATGCTTGTTAA
- a CDS encoding FKBP-type peptidyl-prolyl cis-trans isomerase: protein MKVDLDKVSYVFGQSVGGNFRKQGIEIDPKIFADSFIAAFNGEESDMPVGEMQHIMQNYQRAMEDKKQADRMESGKKNIEAGKKFLEENSKKEGVKTTESGLQYKVLTEGSGKKPTASDTVETHYEGKTLDGTIFDSSYKREQTTTFPLNGVIKGWTEALQLMSEGSKYELYIPSELAYGAAGSGGTIEPYSTLIFTVELIAVK, encoded by the coding sequence ATGAAAGTGGATTTAGATAAGGTCAGTTATGTTTTTGGACAAAGCGTAGGTGGTAATTTTAGAAAACAGGGCATCGAAATTGATCCTAAAATTTTTGCGGATTCGTTTATTGCCGCTTTTAACGGGGAAGAATCCGACATGCCTGTTGGTGAAATGCAGCACATTATGCAGAATTATCAAAGAGCAATGGAGGACAAAAAGCAGGCGGATCGGATGGAATCAGGAAAAAAAAATATAGAAGCCGGAAAAAAATTTCTTGAAGAAAATAGTAAAAAAGAGGGTGTTAAAACCACTGAAAGCGGACTTCAGTATAAAGTGCTCACTGAAGGAAGCGGAAAAAAGCCCACTGCAAGTGATACCGTTGAAACGCATTATGAAGGCAAAACACTTGATGGTACAATCTTTGACAGCTCATATAAACGTGAACAAACAACTACTTTTCCACTGAATGGTGTAATTAAAGGCTGGACAGAAGCGCTTCAGCTTATGAGTGAGGGGTCAAAATACGAATTGTATATTCCGTCGGAGCTTGCATATGGTGCAGCTGGTAGTGGGGGGACGATTGAACCTTATTCTACATTGATTTTCACTGTTGAGCTTATTGCTGTAAAATAG
- a CDS encoding PEP-CTERM sorting domain-containing protein: MKKFFLATLVLLCSCTTLYAEVITFFGEDQGIGEGTALTSWENASAAQTDFYSNLTGITTEDFEAMTGSVATFGSITATLSNGALQSVTSGTNGYGRYPISGDKYWEVSTNFTLTFSEAISAFGFYGVDIGDFNGQVVLSMESGTTVSLNIENSINVSGGGVLYFGFYDLENTYTSISFTNTAAGTDIFAFDDFTIGTIENVDPIGNPNNAVPEPATILLLGFGLIGIAGVSRHKKIIN, translated from the coding sequence ATGAAAAAGTTTTTTTTGGCAACGCTTGTTTTATTGTGTTCATGTACAACGCTGTACGCAGAAGTGATTACTTTTTTTGGTGAAGACCAGGGTATAGGTGAGGGAACCGCGCTGACTTCCTGGGAAAATGCCAGTGCCGCCCAAACTGATTTTTACTCAAACCTGACAGGAATCACAACTGAAGATTTCGAGGCCATGACTGGATCCGTAGCCACTTTTGGTAGTATAACGGCCACACTCTCTAATGGAGCGTTGCAAAGCGTCACTTCAGGAACGAACGGCTATGGACGCTATCCCATTTCCGGAGATAAGTACTGGGAAGTATCAACGAATTTCACCCTAACTTTTTCTGAAGCAATTTCGGCATTTGGCTTTTATGGTGTCGACATCGGTGATTTTAATGGACAGGTTGTATTGTCTATGGAAAGTGGCACGACAGTTTCACTTAATATTGAGAACTCCATCAATGTATCAGGTGGCGGTGTGCTTTATTTTGGATTTTATGATTTGGAAAACACCTATACCTCCATTTCTTTTACCAATACTGCTGCTGGGACAGACATTTTTGCCTTTGACGATTTTACCATTGGCACAATTGAAAATGTAGATCCTATTGGAAATCCTAATAACGCTGTACCGGAACCTGCTACCATTCTATTATTGGGATTTGGGTTGATTGGTATTGCAGGCGTTTCCAGACATAAAAAAATAATCAACTAA
- a CDS encoding tRNA threonylcarbamoyladenosine dehydratase has translation MTRNSNLISPFARLEQLMGKDAVDRFKSSRVAVFGLGAVGSFVVEALARSGIGYLRLVDFDRVDASNINRQIFALHSTLGQEKAVLARERVLDINPDCEVDLRTSFVNADSLSQFLSRDLDMVVDAIDGLNAKVSLILGAKQMGLNIISSMGAAGRTDVAMIRTGDLFDTEVCPLARMVRRRARRRGLSSGVSCVYSIEPPLNKEPFEDKDAVDPLAQGDVDGGQGRPRSPIGSAAWVPGCFGLTIAGLVLKILATE, from the coding sequence ATGACCCGGAATTCGAATTTGATAAGCCCCTTTGCCCGGCTGGAACAGCTGATGGGAAAGGATGCAGTTGACCGGTTTAAGAGTTCTAGGGTCGCCGTCTTCGGCCTTGGGGCTGTGGGGTCGTTTGTGGTGGAGGCTTTGGCACGGTCCGGCATCGGATATTTGCGGCTTGTAGATTTTGACCGGGTGGATGCTTCTAATATCAACCGGCAGATTTTTGCTTTGCACTCCACCCTGGGACAGGAAAAAGCAGTCTTAGCCCGGGAAAGGGTTTTGGATATTAACCCCGATTGTGAGGTCGATCTGCGCACTTCTTTTGTCAACGCCGACAGTCTGTCTCAGTTTTTAAGCCGGGATCTGGACATGGTGGTGGATGCCATTGACGGGCTCAATGCAAAGGTCAGTCTAATCCTTGGGGCAAAACAGATGGGACTTAATATTATCTCTTCCATGGGAGCGGCAGGCCGAACCGATGTCGCCATGATCCGGACAGGGGACCTTTTTGACACCGAAGTGTGTCCTTTGGCCCGAATGGTGCGAAGACGGGCACGTCGCCGGGGGCTTTCCAGCGGCGTGTCCTGTGTCTATTCCATTGAACCTCCACTGAATAAGGAACCTTTTGAAGACAAAGACGCCGTAGACCCCTTGGCTCAGGGCGATGTTGATGGCGGTCAGGGGCGCCCACGGTCGCCCATCGGGTCTGCCGCCTGGGTACCTGGGTGTTTTGGTCTGACCATCGCAGGCCTTGTGCTAAAAATTCTTGCGACAGAATAA